A single region of the Gasterosteus aculeatus chromosome 1, fGasAcu3.hap1.1, whole genome shotgun sequence genome encodes:
- the igsf10 gene encoding immunoglobulin superfamily member 10 isoform X1 yields the protein MKQLVGFINASEPNPNVIPRARAAGAPSACTMSTCGQRSWLLLLLLLSAAAVLPTSGDCPKSCVCNGPSEVHCTFRYLSAIPDHIRPAVERVNLGYNSITALRENDLSGLENLELLMLHSNTIHTIDDNAFQDLKSLQVLKLSFNKVKEIKKDTFKGLHSLLRLHIDHNHIEFISPEAFYGLTQLQLVHLEGNHLQQLHPDTFITLRHSQVFKVSSVRTIHLSENLLTALPEDIFSGCSQLENLFLHSNPWTCDCRMEWFSVWAQRNTGVLKCKRDRRYPRGQLCPVCENPAPYHKKPLFLLTSDAFTCIKPQIHPYLKQRNITLDEGDFTPVSPKDFMAPLGSIQMNLTDHFHNDASLSCTVHRPTTFENQTQTLEEEAGNNVTVLTADIKTYLVCNIEYEHIQQLWQILATYSDSPMTLERGLMLARSPEMVYRYRQKKRKEGEEGIHTNIQAEIKSSPEWLMQGEVSFQLDRTTTTFSTLHIKYQSAVNLRVENTSPKRGRYSWTMIKRDNQTKTEHTVLTGGVLQLDCQIQGEPKPLLEWILPDGSKVRAPYSSEDRRLIITTEGKLTLRGADASETGLYRCIATNYLDADILAFRVSVLSPDVEEAMVNGVQLSQPLGGNLFFDCSSTGSPEASTQWVLPDHSVLDKSQGNRKVFENGTLLIHGLTARDRGFYMCLVSNYLGVDLLVSQVTVTGETSKGTVLDSEGSGVEMEDTFDPSLKESTMTLNEIHSSTPSDRTSQESKTLTSDRPYPRLRSRGREGVGGRPGQRSRGLITKRRMWNSRVFDKASRKVDPVQFAEFIKKVGSRINPNKVEEGVKYEDSNTGHSGDSEMGSGEDTQEDPHNVLPIIVGPTINNPQKGRLHGQKNSQTETTTQIDHGTNIEAMGAHQTVGLETTISNNLKLSHVTENTNRPTAESYMESDYTPVKPTFTHHPTEKKDSQRDAVTAYHTISRNTGLSSFDETSDLYALERTTKPGSNRRPDTLQLTLSDTLQETQLQFSGEQPGEPETSTGVALSFQTDPYVTPMSDSASPGALVVHTSTDPESQTTFTAFTTTERQHNEITFHTTQTIKSPRLPAGSTIITQQQIHIIPQKNSKGAGRRRTFQGRRRIIKPNRISDIQSIIAKLKNPSSKKEGNATVPYRIELTTDCDWNKDKKKKATNDLQLTTPTVSSSSTLHITERLVPTQKTATSTTTHYITSNDPFTHTESWQEASSGYITSADAPEFDPTIDPPLTRNKEPSTTTPTATTVSMVINGRIPWNRPVGGRERENTLGRFTQKTSTTAETTTMTLTSTTAAMPPTTANSLPEPETLSPSRPRGNKEGSLDDDYGYFLSADFEFTTLPPSFPHLSTTSPSFYSKPAITQPNSQTLPSPTTVKPPSTENPDAVLPSGSGGLPDYWFVTRQRPDGSRGRQGQRRRPFRGRKPFKKPGITKSRPSTTTEVSTTAMETTMMSTTLSQRTVSVYQPLYTPSRQEHRTPVVVTSKEYADLYEEFDWSTSGELQAYTTTRVPLISSTTHNPTTSFIPITTKRPYTTARTKVHSNVRPPTQRNSDHTTGGPIDTVNIVTAVQGHNNIGTRNAISSVYIHVAGNEATTANIAGFEPTTKVETSRPKILGGNAASFTVLSNSDAFLPCEAVGNPQPAITWKRFPSTTGAAVTVKGRLGKFEVMTNGTLFIQNANIKDRGQYLCLAENDHGSDKLIVTLSVVAYPSRILEPKMREMKFHAGNKVEMTCKAEGRPTPMVSWILANRTQVRGQNAEIGRVSVSADGTLVIERVSVYDRGHYKCIASNPAGSDTATVRLQVVAAPPGIVEEKRQQVKVGVRQNLWLPCTGQGSPQPTIHWVLLDGSIIQFKRPASDTRMSVYGNGTLHIKDVTPEDSGKYECIATSSTGSERMVVTLSVERKESAPQIMEMSKRITSLYFEDQLRLNCSATGDPKPKIIWRLPSKAVVDQSHRMGSRIQVLKNGTLIVSIMSDKDAGDYLCVARNKIGDDLQIMKVSVSMKPAKIEPKLYGKKQVPYGKDFKVDCKASGAPKPEISWGLPDGTVVNSALQSDGSSGGGRVRRYTLFDNGTLHINQVGMSEEGDYTCYAENQVGKDEMHFHITVVTAPARIRPTSQTYARVKPGGNIRFDCEAIGEPKPKILWMLPSNDVIAASNERYLMHVNGSLDIRDVKLIDAGEYVCMARNTAGENRKVYKLDIEGNPPVINGYRQNRTVIKDVAAKYSRKFIDCKAEGNPTPSITWIMPDNIFLTAPYFGSRINVHHNGTLEIRNVRPTDTAEFICMARNDGGEAVMVVQLEVSSMLRRPIFKNPFNERIVSRIGKTTVLNCSADGYPMPEVTWTLPNRTRITGGHHLVRNGSLVIYNSSKEDAGNYRCGAKNFMGYIEKLIILDIGQMPYILTRPRGIIRSVSGEPLFLHCLSDGSPTPKIHWTLPGGHTLTRPQVLGRYQLLENGTLVVQETTLHDRGNYVCRALSDAGEALLTVPVIIIAYPPRITLGPPTSVRALTGTPIRLNCAAIGIPKPEITWELPDHSVLSAAERGRPMGSELLHPQGTLIIQRPKASDSGTYKCLAKNNLGTDSKITYVYVL from the exons ATGAAGCAACTT GTGGGTTTCATTAACGCTTCCGAACCAAATCCAAACGTCATCCCCCGTGCCCGCGCAGCCGGAGCCCCATCCGCGTGCACGATGAGCACGTGCGGCCAGCGCAGTTggcttctgttgttgttgttgttgtcggcgGCCGCTGTGCTCCCGACGAGCGGCGACTGCCCCAAATCCTGCGTCTGTAACGGTCCCTCTGAGGTGCACTGCACCTTCAGATACCTGAGCGCCATTCCTGACCACATCCGGCCAGCTGTGGAACGAGTTAACCTGGG GTACAACAGCATAACTGCCTTGAGAGAAAATGATCTTTCAGGACTGGAGAACTTGGAGCTGTTGATGCTGCATAGCAACACCATCCACACTATTGACGACAACGCCTTCCAAGACCTCAAGTCCTTACAG GTCCTGAAGTTGTCCTTTAATAAAGTAAAGGAAATTAAGAAAGATACATTCAAAGGCCTGCACAGTCTGCTCAGACTGCACATAGACCATAACCACATTGAGTTCATCAGCCCGGAGGCTTTCTACGGCCTGACCCAACTACAGCTGGTCCACCTAGAGGGTAaccacctccagcagctccacccaGACACATTCATCACACTGAGACACAGCCAGGTGTTCAAGGTGTCCTCCGTGAGAACCATCCATCTGTCGGAAAACCTTCTGACTGCTCTGCCCGAAGATATCTTCTCAGGCTGCAGCCAGTTGGAGAACCTCTTCCTCCATAGCAACCCATGGACGTGTGATTGTCGTATGGAGTGGTTCTCTGTGTGGGCACAGAGGAACACAG GTGTGCTGAAATGCAAGCGAGACCGGAGATATCCGAGAGGCCAGCTGTGTCCTGTTTGTGAAAATCCTGCCCCTTACCACAAGAAACCTCTATTCCTTCTCACCTCTGATGCCTTCACTTGTATCAAACCCCAGATCCATCCTTATCTAAAGCAGAGAAACATCACCTTGGATGAGGGGGACTTTACTCCAGTTTCACCCAAGGACTTCATGGCCCCACTGGGATCCATACAAATGAACCTGACTGACCATTTTCACAATGATGCTAGTCTATCCTGCACTGTCCACAGGCCCACTACTTTTgaaaaccaaacacaaacactggaggaggaggcgggaaaCAATGTCACTGTGCTTACCGCTGACATCAAGACATATTTGGTGTGTAACATTGAATATGAGCACATTCAGCAGCTGTGGCAGATACTGGCCACTTACAGTGACTCTCCCATGACACTTGAGAGAGGCTTAATGCTGGCTAGAAGCCCAGAAATGGTGTACAGGTATAGACAAAAGAAACGaaaagagggtgaggaaggaaTTCACACAAACATTCAGGCTGAGATTAAATCCTCCCCTGAATGGTTGATGCAGGGAGAAGTGAGCTTCCAGCTTGACCGCACTACTACCACGTTCTCTACTCTGCACATTAAGTACCAGTCTGCAGTCAACCTACGTGTGGAAAATACATCTCCTAAGAGGGGCCGCTATTCCTGGACCATGATCAAGCGAGATAATCAAACAAAGACTGAGCACACCGTACTTACAG gTGGTGTGCTGCAATTGGACTGTCAAATCCAGGGTGAGCCAAAACCTTTGTTGGAGTGGATCTTACCAGATGGAAGTAAGGTTAGAGCTCCCTACTCAAGTGAGGACAGGAGGCTAATAATCACTACTGAAGGGAAGCTCACTTTACGGGGTGCAGATGCTTCAGAAACTGGTCTCTACAGGTGCATCGCCACAAACTACCTGGACGCTGATATCCTTGCCTTTCGGGTGTCAGTCCTGTCACCTGATGTGGAAGAAGCTATGGTCAACGGCGTCCAACTCTCTCAGCCGCTGGGGGGAAATCTGTTTTTTGACTGTAGCTCCACTGGAAGTCCTGAGGCTTCAACGCAGTGGGTACTCCCCGACCACTCAGTACTGGACAAGTCTCAAGGGAACAGGAAAGTGTTTGAGAATGGAACCTTGTTGATTCATGGCCTCACAGCAAGGGACAGGGGATTTTATATGTGTTTGGTCTCTAATTACCTCGGAGTTGACCTGCTTGTGTCTCAAGTGACAGTGACTGGAGAAACATCAAAGGGGACAGTTTTGGACAGTGAGGGATCAGGGGTAGAAATGGAGGATACGTTTGATCCCAGCTTGAAGGAAAGCACAATGACCCTCAATGAGATCCATTCTTCCACTCCCTCTGACAGAACTAGTCAGGAATCTAAGACCCTTACCTCAGATCGACCATACCCTAGACTCAGGTCACGGGGTAGAGAAGGTGTTGGAGGTAGACCTGGACAGAGAAGTCGGGGGCTAATCACCAAAAGACGCATGTGGAATAGTAGGGTGTTTGATAAAGCTTCCAGAAAAGTAGACCCAGTGCAGTTTGCTGAATTTATTAAAAAAGTTGGATCAAGAATAAACCCTAACAAAGTGGAAGAGGGGGTAAAATATGAAGACTCAAACACTGGTCATTCTGGTGATAGTGAAATGGGCTCTGGTGAAGATACTCAAGAAGATCCTCACAACGTTTTGCCCATTATAGTTGGACCAACAATAAACAATCCACAAAAAGGTAGACTACATGGGCAAAAGAACAGCCAGACAGAAACTACCACACAGATAGATCATGGTACTAACATAGAAGCGATGGGGGCACATCAAACTGTTGGCTTGGAAACCACAATCAGTAATAATTTAAAATTAAGTCAtgtcacagaaaacacaaatagaccTACAGCAGAGTCATATATGGAGTCAGATTATACACCCGTCAAGCCCACATTCACACATCATCCAACAGAAAAGAAGGACAGTCAACGTGATGCAGTAACAGCTTACCATACCATTTCACGCAATACAGGCCTCTCTAGTTTTGATGAGACAAGTGATTTGTATGCCCTGGAAAGAACTACCAAGCCGGGCTCAAACAGACGCCCAGACACTCTACAACTTACTTTGTCAGACACATTACAAGAAACTCAGCTCCAATTTTCAGGAGAACAACCTGGAGAGCCAGAGACGTCCACTGGGGTGGCACTATCATTTCAAACAGACCCATATGTCACTCCAATGAGTGATAGCGCAAGCCCAGGGGCACTGGTTGTTCACACATCCACTGACCCAGAAAGCCAGACGACATTCACCGCCTTCACCACTACAGAGAGGCAACACAATGAAATAACCTTCCACACTACCCAAACAATCAAATCCCCACGTCTACCTGCAGGATCGACCATCATCACCCAGCAGCAGATCCATATTATACCGCAAAAGAACAGCAAAGGAGCGGGGCGCAGAAGAACCTTCCAAGGCCGCAGGAGAATCATTAAACCCAACAGGATTAGTGACATACAGTCTATCATCGCTAAACTTAAAAATCCCTCGTCGAAAAAGGAAGGGAATGCTACGGTGCCTTATAGAATTGAACTGACCACAG ACTGTGACTGgaataaagacaaaaagaagaaagctaCCAATGATCTGCAGCTAACAACACCAACAGTTTCCTCAAGTTCAACTTTACACATAACAGAGAGACTTGTCCCAACGCAAAAAACTGCAACTTCTACCACAACGCATTATATCACTTCGAATGACCCCTTCACCCATACCGAGTCATGGCAAGAGGCTTCCAGTGGCTACATAACCTCTGCTGATGCACCTGAGTTTGACCCTACAATTGATCCACCTTTGACAAGAAATAAAGAACCATCAACCACCACACCCACGGCTACAACTGTCTCTATGGTTATTAATGGGAGAATTCCATGGAACAGGCCGGTTggtggtagagagagagaaaatacacTTGGCAGGTTTACCCAAAAAACCTCAACTACAGCTGAGACAACAACAATGACCCTAACTTCCACCACGGCAGCCATGCCCCCCACCACAGCAAACTCACTTCCTGAGCCTGAGACTCTGTCTCCATCCAGACCCAGAGGGAACAAAGAGGGTTCATTAGATGATGACTATGGatatttcctctctgcagatTTTGAGTTCACAACATTGCCACCCAGCTTTCCCCATTTAAGTACAACTAGCCCATCCTTCTACTCCAAGCCTGCTATAACACAACCAAATTCACAAACTCTACCTTCCCCAACTACTGTCAAACCACCCTCAACTGAAAATCCAGATGCAGTATTGCCATCTGGGTCTGGAGGACTACCTGATTATTGGTTTGTAACCAGACAGAGGCCTGATGGGTCGAGAGGACGTCAAGGACAGAGAAGGAGGCCCTTCAGGGGCAGAAAGCCCTTCAAAAAACCTGGAATTACTAAATCACGCCCTTCTACCACAACTGAGGTTTCTACCACAGCTATGGAAACTACAATGATGTCTACCACACTATCACAAAGGACTGTTTCAGTCTACCAGCCCCTTTACACACCATCCAGGCAAGAACACAGGACTCCTGTTGTTGTTACCTCAAAGGAGTACGCTGACCTATATGAGGAATTTGACTGGAGCACATCTGGTGAATTACAGGCCTATACCACAACCAGGGTACCTTTGATCTCATCAACCACACACAACCCAACCACCTCATTCATACCAATCACTACAAAGAGGCCTTACACAACAGCTCGGACCAAAGTCCACAGCAACGTCAGACCACCAACACAGAGGAACAGCGATCACACCACTGGTGGGCCAATTGATACTGTGAACATTGTCACAGCTGTGCAGGGACACAACAACATAGGCACACGCAATGCTATCTCTAGCGTCTATATTCATGTGGCTGGCAATGAAGCTACAACTGCCAATATTGCTGGCTTTGAACCCACTACAAAGGTCGAAACAAGTAGACCAAAGATACTTGGGGGCAACGCCGCCAGCTTCACTGTGTTATCCAATTCAGATGCTTTCCTGCCGTGTGAAGCTGTTGGAAACCCCCAGCCAGCCATAACCTGGAAGCGCTTCCCCTCAACCACAG GTGCCGCTGTTACCGTTAAGGGAAGGTTGGGGAAGTTTGAGGTGATGACCAATGGTACGCTGTTTATCCAGAATGCCAACATTAAGGACCGTGGGCAATACCTCTGTCTGGCTGAGAATGATCATGGATCAGATAAACTTATTGTCACCCTCTCTGTGGTGGCCTACCCCTCACGCATCCTGGAGCCAAAAATGCGTGAAATGAAGTTTCATGCAGGAAACAAAGTGGAGATGACATGTAAAGCAGAGGGTCGTCCAACACCAATGGTATCCTGGATCCTGGCCAATCGGACCCAGGTCAGGGGTCAAAACGCAGAGATTGGAAGGGTTTCAGTATCTGCTGATGGGACTCTGGTCATTGAACGGGTGTCTGTTTATGACAGAGGTCATTACAAATGCATTGCCAGTAATCCAGCTGGATCCGATACTGCTACAGTCCGACTGCAGGTGGTTGCAGCTCCCCCAGGTATTGTGGAGGAAAAACGGCAGCAGGTCAAAGTGGGTGTCAGACAAAACCTGTGGCTACCTTGCACTGGGCAAGGCAGTCCTCAGCCTACTATTCATTGGGTCCTCCTTGATGGAtcaataatacaatttaaaagaCCTGCCAGCGACACAAGGATGTCAGTATATGGGAATGGAACCCTCCACATTAAGGATGTGACTCCAGAAGACAGCGGCAAATATGAATGTATTGCCACTAGTTCGACTGGCTCAGAGAGAATGGTTGTGACTCTGTCAGTCGAGAGGAAAGAGTCGGCACCTCAAATAATGGAGATGTCTAAACGCATAACATCGTTGTACTTTGAGGACCAGCTTAGACTAAACTGTTCAGCTACAGGAGACCCCAAGCCCAAGATCATCTGGAGGCTGCCTTCTAAAGCTGTCGTGGACCAGTCGCACAG GATGGGCAGCAGAATTCAGGTGCTGAAAAACGGCACTCTTATTGTTAGCATTATGAGTGATAAAGATGCTGGCGACTACCTCTGTGTGGCACGAAATAAAATTGGTGATGATCTCCAAATCATGAAGGTCAGTGTGTCAATGAAGCCAGCCAAGATAGAGCCGAAGCTCTATGGAAAGAAGCAGGTACCCTACGGTAAAGACTTTAAAGTTGACTGTAAAGCGTCAGGAGCACCAAAGCCAGAGATCTCCTGGGGATTACCAGACGGAACAGTGGTCAACAGTGCTCTTCAGTCTGATGGCAGCAGTGGGGGAGGACGAGTACGGCGCTATACGCTTTTTGACAATGGAACTCTTCACATAAACCAA GTTGGTATGTCAGAGGAAGGAGACTACACCTGCTATGCTGAGAACCAGGTGGGCAAGGATGAGATGCATTTTCACATCACTGTGGTGACAGCTCCCGCTAGGATACGTCCAACCAGCCAGACGTACGCGAGGGTCAAGCCTGGAGGGAACATCCGCTTTGACTGTGAAGCAATTGGGGAGCCCAAACCAAAGATCCTGTGGATGCTGCCCTCCAATGATGTCATTGCAGCATCAAATGAACGGTACCTAATGCACGTCAATGGCTCCCTGGATATCCGGGACGTGAAGCTTATAGATGCTGGGGAGTATGTTTGTATGGCTCGAAACACTGctggagaaaacagaaaagtctaTAAGCTTGATATAGAAGGGAATCCACCAGTGATCAATGGATACCGTCAGAACAGGACTGTAATCAAAGATGTAGCTGCTAAGTACTCCAGGAAATTTATAGACTGTAAGGCTGAGGGCAATCCCACACCCAGTATCACTTGGATTATGCCTGATAACATCTTTCTGACGGCACCGTACTTTGGCAGCAGGATCAATGTCCACCATAACGGGACGCTTGAGATTCGTAACGTACGGCCGACTGATACAGCTGAGTTCATCTGCATGGCGAGGAatgatggaggagaagcagTAATGGTTGTGCAGCTGGAGGTGAGCAGTATGCTCAGGAGGCCGATCTTTAAAAACCCCTTCAACGAACGTATTGTTTCTCGGATAGGAAAAACCACCGTTCTGAACTGCTCTGCTGATGGATACCCAATGCCAGAGGTCACATGGACCTTGCCTAATAGAACACGAATTACTGGTGGCCATCACCTAGTTAGAAATGGATCTTTAGTCATCTATAACTCCAGTAAGGAGGATGCTGGGAATTACCGCTGTGGTGCGAAGAATTTCATGGGTTATATAGAGAAGCTAATCATTTTAGATATTGGTCAGATGCCTTACATCCTGACAAGGCCTAGGGGCATTATTCGCAGTGTATCTGGAGAACCTCTTTTCCTTCACTGTTTATCTGATGGGAGTCCTACACCCAAAATCCACTGGACTCTGCCAGGTGGCCACACTCTGACTCGGCCTCAAGTCCTTGGACGCTACCAGTTACTAGAGAATGGTACTTTGGTTGTTCAAGAAACAACTCTCCACGACCGAGGGAACTACGTTTGCAGGGCTCTGAGCGATGCCGGAGAGGCCCTGCTCACCGTCcctgttattattattgcctACCCTCCACGGATCACGTTAGGACCACCTACCAGTGTAAGGGCACTGACAGGGACACCTATCCGGCTCAACTGTGCCGCCATTGGGATACCCAAACCTGAGATCACCTGGGAGTTGCCCGATCATTCAGTTCTGTCTGCAGCCGAACGGGGCCGACCCATGGGTAGTGAACTGCTCCACCCTCAAGGTACTCTCATCATCCAGAGGCCCAAAGCATCAGACTCTGGCACATACAAGTGCCTGGCCAAGAACAACCTGGGTACGGACTCAAAGattacatatgtatatgtattatgA